One window of the Archaeoglobus sulfaticallidus PM70-1 genome contains the following:
- the speB gene encoding agmatinase: protein MHIDSYFSLSNSDLDSAEFIIFGIPYDGTQSFKPGSRFAPNAIREASWNLESYSLFRNLDLSLVKVFDAGNVNTDGSFTQILERASEFLSKLKGFPIAIGGEHTISCSCMEFVRKKNACYLVFDAHFDLRDEFDDNPFNHACTVRRIFEKVGKVVQFGIRSGIAEERRFAEGNGIEVFYSWDILDDPKKKISELIRVLDQFDRIYVSLDMDSFDPAFAPGVSTPEPFGIHPIHFMKIISEISDRIIGFDLVEVVPDGNKVTQTLAAKLIVELISSIGSNI from the coding sequence ATGCATATTGACTCCTATTTTTCTCTATCCAATTCCGATCTGGACTCTGCAGAGTTCATCATTTTTGGGATACCCTATGATGGAACTCAGTCCTTCAAGCCCGGTTCGAGGTTTGCTCCCAACGCAATAAGGGAGGCAAGCTGGAATCTGGAGAGTTATTCCCTGTTCAGGAATCTGGATTTATCTTTGGTGAAGGTTTTTGATGCGGGGAATGTAAACACCGATGGTAGCTTCACCCAAATTCTCGAAAGGGCGTCAGAATTTCTGTCAAAGCTTAAGGGCTTTCCGATAGCAATCGGTGGGGAGCATACGATAAGCTGTTCATGTATGGAGTTTGTTAGGAAAAAGAATGCATGCTATCTGGTTTTTGATGCCCACTTCGATTTGAGGGACGAGTTTGATGACAACCCGTTCAACCACGCATGCACGGTAAGAAGAATCTTTGAAAAAGTTGGGAAGGTTGTCCAATTTGGCATCAGATCGGGAATTGCTGAAGAAAGGAGGTTTGCTGAGGGGAATGGTATTGAGGTCTTCTACTCGTGGGATATACTGGATGATCCAAAAAAGAAGATATCTGAATTAATCAGAGTTCTGGATCAGTTTGACAGGATATATGTCTCTCTGGATATGGACTCTTTCGATCCCGCTTTTGCTCCGGGAGTCTCCACACCGGAACCTTTTGGAATACATCCAATTCATTTCATGAAAATAATTTCTGAAATTTCCGATAGAATTATTGGTTTTGATCTTGTGGAAGTTGTTCCCGACGGCAATAAGGTCACGCAAACTCTTGCAGCAAAACTCATCGTTGAGTTAATATCTTCTATAGGTTCGAATATTTAA
- a CDS encoding rubrerythrin family protein translates to MSSEKNLEAAFAGESMANRRYLAFAEKAEKEGFKNVARIFRTAAESETIHAINHLKVMGGIKETLENLKVAFEGETYEKEEMYPKFIEEAKKEGNKQAERTFTWAIEAEKVHAELYKRAIAAVEQGKDVEVGDLYICEVCGFTVEGEVPEKCPVCGAKADKFRKVE, encoded by the coding sequence ATGTCTTCTGAAAAGAATTTGGAGGCTGCTTTTGCCGGAGAGAGTATGGCAAACAGGAGATATCTGGCCTTTGCAGAAAAAGCTGAGAAAGAGGGCTTTAAAAATGTTGCAAGAATATTCAGAACAGCTGCGGAATCTGAAACCATTCACGCGATAAACCACCTCAAGGTCATGGGTGGGATCAAAGAAACCCTTGAAAACCTGAAGGTTGCTTTTGAGGGCGAGACATACGAGAAGGAGGAGATGTACCCGAAGTTCATTGAGGAGGCTAAGAAAGAAGGAAACAAGCAGGCTGAGAGGACATTCACGTGGGCTATAGAGGCTGAGAAGGTTCATGCAGAACTGTACAAGAGGGCGATCGCTGCGGTGGAACAGGGCAAGGATGTTGAAGTGGGAGATCTGTATATCTGTGAGGTCTGCGGATTCACTGTTGAAGGAGAGGTCCCGGAGAAGTGTCCGGTTTGTGGTGCTAAGGCTGATAAGTTCAGGAAGGTGGAGTAG
- a CDS encoding CaiB/BaiF CoA transferase family protein, producing the protein MNDNLEKESPITYEDIPWSDWAKEHCDPFKAPEKPEALEDVVVFDMSYGSFAGLYASSLLAEYGAKVIRIEPPGGDIARKMTPFGLKIKDTGLAYIVEGRNKYHITLNIETEEGRDLLKKFIKKADVLIETYAPGYLDSLGIGYRQLSKINPGLIYCAISPYGHFGPKANSKKPDYDVVDQAMSGMCWTTGIPEEYKEFPEHTRVPTKLGPWMGWYVGGGFAAFGILAALLFRKSTGKGQFIDVVPAEAQAKVNNYYIQYYHTKKRVVGRIANFDPAVFVYTLVRAKDGMAFMAGFSDVNFYALTTIINRPDLREKYPTIKERLSPETWPECLAEIEKWSKNKTVKEIIQATLDYTGDGTCVAGEVLKPIDSFKQENWWLRGGLRKINDPNYGEVSVQGVVAKFEKTPGRIKWICREVGADNEMIYSGFLGMKKEELDQLKSKNVI; encoded by the coding sequence ATGAATGATAATCTCGAAAAGGAAAGCCCAATCACATATGAAGATATACCATGGAGTGACTGGGCGAAAGAACACTGCGATCCATTTAAGGCTCCTGAAAAACCAGAGGCTTTAGAAGATGTGGTTGTTTTTGATATGAGCTACGGCAGCTTTGCCGGGCTGTATGCGTCATCCCTCCTTGCAGAGTATGGCGCAAAGGTTATCAGAATCGAGCCTCCTGGAGGAGATATAGCCAGAAAAATGACGCCTTTTGGCCTGAAAATAAAGGATACCGGACTGGCATATATAGTTGAGGGTAGAAACAAGTACCACATAACGCTGAACATTGAGACCGAAGAGGGCAGGGATTTGCTGAAGAAGTTCATAAAGAAGGCGGATGTTCTGATCGAAACCTATGCTCCGGGATATCTTGACTCACTGGGTATAGGATATAGACAGCTCAGCAAAATAAACCCCGGCCTGATATACTGTGCCATCTCCCCGTACGGCCATTTCGGACCAAAGGCAAATTCGAAGAAGCCAGACTACGATGTTGTGGATCAGGCGATGAGCGGGATGTGCTGGACAACAGGAATCCCAGAGGAATATAAGGAGTTTCCAGAACATACAAGGGTTCCAACGAAGCTTGGGCCTTGGATGGGGTGGTATGTCGGCGGAGGATTTGCAGCTTTCGGTATATTGGCTGCCTTGCTGTTCAGGAAATCTACAGGCAAGGGGCAGTTCATAGATGTTGTTCCTGCCGAGGCTCAGGCTAAAGTGAATAACTACTACATCCAGTACTATCACACAAAGAAGAGGGTTGTCGGGAGGATTGCCAACTTCGATCCGGCAGTTTTCGTTTATACTCTCGTCAGAGCAAAAGATGGAATGGCATTCATGGCAGGATTCAGCGATGTGAACTTCTACGCCCTGACAACCATAATCAACAGGCCAGATTTGAGGGAGAAATATCCCACAATCAAGGAGAGGTTAAGTCCAGAGACCTGGCCTGAATGCCTTGCTGAGATTGAGAAGTGGAGCAAGAATAAAACGGTCAAGGAGATCATTCAGGCAACCCTTGACTACACAGGAGATGGAACCTGTGTCGCTGGAGAGGTTCTCAAACCAATAGACAGCTTTAAGCAGGAAAACTGGTGGCTCAGAGGTGGCTTGAGGAAAATAAACGATCCGAATTACGGAGAGGTTAGCGTACAGGGAGTTGTCGCAAAATTCGAGAAGACTCCAGGCAGGATAAAGTGGATTTGCAGAGAGGTCGGAGCAGATAACGAGATGATTTACTCCGGATTCCTCGGCATGAAGAAAGAGGAGTTGGATCAGCTTAAGAGTAAAAATGTGATATAA
- a CDS encoding CaiB/BaiF CoA transferase family protein: MSEHEKDLDSLPYTEYIKEIMDPEKIFEKPEPLKGIRVLDIGTLIFGPMVATYLAEFGAEVIHVEMPGRGDTMRPLAPFADFHKNLAAGFEATNNSKYHIAIDMRTPEGKELIYRLVKRSDVLVENYRPGTTDRWGLGYRQIRKINPRIIYISMSGFGQWGPWTFRPSYDAVAQATSGLIESTGFPDGLPLKAGAWIGDFYGALMGAFAVLVALYYREKTGEGQYIDHPQAENLLRNMDWTWIYIGLTGKNRERYGNRDVAIVPSDIVRCKDGFVAIAAFKDKEFKGLCEAMGRIDLYEKYSDPDERLKEENQTVIYQALHEWAKEKTVKELEDLGEEFGFASNKVFSSEDQYNNEHWRARKAIWIYDDPIYGSLAEVAPVPKMSESPGRIKWTARPNGIDNEHVFIRLLGMSKDELDELYKKGVIGKWDENIFFSCPPKDWDGKSGLFYP, encoded by the coding sequence ATGAGTGAACACGAAAAGGATTTGGATAGCCTGCCATATACGGAATACATAAAGGAGATAATGGATCCAGAAAAAATCTTCGAAAAGCCAGAACCCCTTAAGGGAATAAGAGTCCTGGATATCGGAACCCTGATTTTCGGGCCCATGGTTGCTACATACCTCGCTGAATTTGGTGCAGAAGTCATACATGTCGAGATGCCAGGTAGAGGAGACACGATGCGACCCCTTGCCCCCTTTGCTGATTTCCACAAGAACCTCGCTGCCGGTTTTGAAGCGACAAACAACAGCAAGTACCACATAGCAATCGATATGAGGACTCCTGAAGGTAAAGAACTCATATACAGGCTGGTTAAAAGATCAGATGTCCTCGTTGAGAATTACAGGCCTGGAACCACAGACAGATGGGGTCTTGGATACAGGCAGATCAGAAAAATAAATCCCAGGATAATCTACATCAGCATGTCCGGATTCGGACAGTGGGGGCCGTGGACGTTTAGGCCGAGCTATGATGCGGTTGCACAGGCAACCTCCGGCCTTATAGAGTCCACCGGATTCCCTGATGGTTTGCCTTTGAAAGCCGGAGCGTGGATTGGGGACTTTTATGGTGCTTTGATGGGTGCTTTTGCAGTTCTTGTTGCGTTATACTACAGAGAAAAAACAGGAGAGGGCCAGTATATAGACCATCCACAGGCTGAGAACCTGCTGAGGAACATGGACTGGACCTGGATATACATCGGGCTAACAGGAAAGAACAGAGAGAGATATGGTAACAGGGATGTTGCCATAGTCCCCTCGGATATTGTCAGATGCAAGGATGGTTTCGTTGCGATAGCAGCCTTCAAGGATAAGGAGTTCAAAGGTTTGTGCGAGGCAATGGGTAGAATAGATCTGTATGAGAAGTATTCCGACCCAGATGAGCGACTTAAGGAGGAGAATCAGACAGTCATATATCAGGCACTCCATGAGTGGGCCAAAGAGAAGACCGTTAAGGAGTTGGAAGATCTCGGCGAAGAGTTCGGTTTTGCATCCAACAAAGTCTTTAGCTCAGAAGATCAGTACAACAACGAGCACTGGAGGGCGAGAAAGGCCATATGGATCTACGATGATCCTATATACGGCTCACTGGCAGAGGTTGCTCCAGTTCCAAAGATGAGCGAGTCACCCGGCAGGATAAAATGGACTGCAAGACCCAACGGCATAGACAATGAACATGTATTCATCAGGTTGCTTGGAATGAGCAAGGACGAGCTAGATGAGCTTTACAAGAAGGGAGTTATCGGAAAGTGGGACGAGAACATCTTCTTCTCATGCCCGCCGAAGGACTGGGATGGAAAAAGCGGGTTGTTCTATCCGTGA
- a CDS encoding radical SAM/SPASM domain-containing protein translates to MMFRFFQIEVTRKCNMSCLMCPHAVFPKESLIHMDFEIFERISTYFDKTELIHLQGWGEPLLHSRIGEMIAIAKDSKASVGLTTNGVLIKKFVEELLNLDYIAISVGGIERHKLLRGNDFQKLVENIRLLSELRGSANPKINITYLMTIDNFKELPEVIRKLNFVDGFIVTNLDCVFSEKVYGMRVFDRKDIRNEVEKTLKKCEALAAEHGIAFKSPSVVSVERTICDAFPDSAVVFSAEGEVYPCVYLNLPFEKIQRIFRGRKFLIEKPSFGNITEMDLEEIWNQREYKDFRDVFRRRGTKIFSLKRILGLESVNMPEYCKGCYKIYGI, encoded by the coding sequence ATGATGTTCAGGTTTTTCCAAATAGAGGTCACGAGAAAGTGTAACATGTCCTGTTTGATGTGCCCTCATGCAGTGTTCCCCAAAGAAAGCCTGATCCATATGGACTTTGAGATATTTGAGCGAATATCTACATATTTCGACAAAACTGAACTGATACACCTTCAGGGATGGGGTGAGCCCCTCCTTCACAGCAGAATTGGCGAGATGATTGCAATAGCAAAGGACTCCAAAGCGAGCGTGGGTTTGACGACAAATGGCGTTTTGATCAAAAAGTTCGTTGAGGAGCTGCTGAACCTTGATTACATTGCGATTTCAGTTGGAGGAATCGAGAGACATAAGTTGCTGAGAGGAAACGACTTTCAGAAATTGGTTGAGAATATAAGGCTTCTTTCAGAACTTAGAGGCTCCGCAAATCCAAAAATAAACATAACCTACTTGATGACAATAGATAACTTTAAAGAATTACCCGAAGTTATCAGAAAGCTGAATTTTGTTGATGGATTCATCGTAACGAATCTCGACTGTGTTTTCAGCGAGAAAGTATATGGGATGAGAGTCTTTGATAGAAAGGATATTCGAAATGAGGTTGAGAAAACTTTAAAGAAATGTGAAGCTCTTGCAGCAGAACACGGGATAGCATTTAAATCACCTTCAGTTGTCTCAGTGGAGAGAACAATTTGCGATGCTTTTCCTGATTCGGCAGTAGTCTTCTCAGCAGAAGGAGAGGTTTATCCCTGTGTCTATCTGAACCTGCCATTTGAGAAAATACAGAGAATATTCAGAGGCAGGAAGTTTTTGATTGAGAAACCCAGTTTTGGCAATATAACTGAGATGGATCTTGAAGAAATCTGGAACCAAAGAGAGTATAAAGACTTCAGGGATGTTTTTAGAAGGAGAGGTACGAAAATTTTCAGTCTAAAACGAATCCTCGGTCTGGAGAGTGTGAACATGCCAGAGTACTGTAAGGGTTGCTATAAGATATATGGCATATAA
- a CDS encoding DUF5612 domain-containing protein, translating into MDSVRAIQMIVRNKIGVLRDITRIVADNQGNISYAQTFLIKYGEYAGNALIYLEIEGGDFEKIKDEISKMDTVIEITEEKPFEQVFGKRVLIFGGGALVSQVALGAISEADRHNLRGERISVDTMPIIGEEELAEAVRAVSRLHRAEILVLAGGLMGGQITEEVKKLRKAGIPVISLNMFGTVPRVADVVVSDPVMAGTLAVMHISDKAKFDIERVKGKRI; encoded by the coding sequence ATGGACAGCGTAAGAGCTATTCAGATGATCGTAAGGAACAAGATTGGTGTGCTCAGAGACATAACCAGAATAGTCGCAGATAATCAGGGAAATATCAGCTACGCTCAGACATTTCTCATAAAGTATGGAGAGTATGCAGGAAATGCACTGATATATCTCGAGATAGAGGGGGGAGACTTCGAAAAGATAAAGGACGAGATCTCAAAAATGGATACTGTTATCGAGATAACAGAGGAAAAGCCCTTCGAGCAGGTATTCGGTAAAAGGGTGCTGATTTTTGGTGGAGGAGCTTTAGTGTCTCAGGTTGCACTCGGTGCGATAAGCGAAGCGGACAGGCACAACCTGAGAGGAGAGAGGATAAGCGTGGATACCATGCCGATAATTGGCGAAGAGGAGCTTGCTGAAGCTGTCAGAGCTGTTTCAAGACTCCATAGGGCAGAAATTCTTGTTCTTGCAGGGGGTTTAATGGGCGGACAGATAACGGAAGAGGTTAAAAAGCTCAGGAAGGCTGGAATTCCTGTTATTTCGCTGAACATGTTTGGTACAGTTCCAAGGGTTGCAGATGTCGTTGTGAGCGACCCGGTTATGGCCGGAACTCTCGCAGTTATGCACATATCCGATAAAGCCAAGTTCGACATCGAGAGGGTCAAGGGTAAGAGGATTTAG
- a CDS encoding Lrp/AsnC ligand binding domain-containing protein, giving the protein MALGFVLVKISPKKEKEVYEKLAELEEIEELYPLFGEYDLIAKIVVRDFEELSDVVVNKIRSLDGVIETKTLTGAKF; this is encoded by the coding sequence ATGGCACTGGGGTTTGTGCTCGTTAAAATCTCTCCAAAGAAGGAGAAAGAAGTATATGAAAAGCTCGCAGAACTTGAGGAAATAGAGGAGCTTTATCCGCTCTTCGGCGAATACGATTTGATCGCGAAGATAGTTGTCAGAGACTTTGAGGAACTCAGCGATGTTGTTGTTAACAAAATCAGATCCCTCGATGGAGTTATAGAGACCAAAACATTAACCGGGGCAAAGTTCTGA
- the speE gene encoding spermidine synthase has protein sequence MSWFIEYYDDSALMIKVKETLFESKGIQHIQIFETAGFGKMLVLDGKIQLTERDESFYHEMLVHVPLFMVDEPKKILVIGGGDGGTVREVLKHNPDEVVMVEIDDTVINACRKYIGIDGGALEDERVTVLIEDGMEYVENCKERFDVVIVDGTDPNPVSESLVKEDFFNNCKRISNIFATQAQSPFIQKEYFIEIYKSIKKAFENYRIYINFVPTYPLGLWSYMIASKNEIEPDYDKIKQRWLERKISTKHYNPDLHVASFALPEWLKKEVKGD, from the coding sequence ATGAGTTGGTTCATAGAGTATTACGATGATTCGGCGTTGATGATAAAGGTAAAGGAAACCCTCTTTGAAAGTAAGGGGATTCAGCACATTCAGATATTCGAAACTGCTGGTTTCGGAAAGATGCTCGTTTTAGATGGGAAAATACAGCTTACTGAGAGAGATGAATCATTCTATCATGAAATGCTGGTTCATGTTCCTCTATTCATGGTTGATGAGCCGAAAAAGATTCTGGTTATTGGTGGAGGAGATGGAGGGACTGTAAGGGAGGTACTGAAGCACAACCCTGACGAGGTTGTTATGGTTGAGATAGATGATACCGTCATAAACGCCTGCAGGAAATACATCGGGATTGATGGGGGTGCTCTGGAGGACGAGAGAGTAACCGTTCTCATAGAGGATGGAATGGAGTATGTTGAGAACTGTAAGGAGAGATTCGATGTTGTGATAGTTGATGGAACCGATCCGAATCCAGTAAGTGAGAGTCTCGTGAAAGAAGACTTCTTCAACAACTGTAAAAGAATCTCGAACATCTTCGCAACCCAGGCCCAGTCGCCGTTCATTCAGAAAGAATATTTCATCGAGATATACAAGAGCATTAAAAAGGCGTTCGAGAACTACAGGATATACATAAACTTCGTCCCCACATATCCCCTCGGACTGTGGAGTTATATGATCGCCTCAAAGAACGAGATAGAGCCTGACTATGATAAAATAAAGCAAAGATGGTTGGAAAGAAAGATCTCCACAAAACATTACAATCCCGACTTGCATGTAGCATCTTTCGCTCTGCCTGAGTGGTTGAAGAAAGAGGTTAAAGGAGATTAA
- a CDS encoding CAP domain-containing protein, whose amino-acid sequence MNKYWIIIIFTFTILYLGCAEKQQESVETPTSMPTLETIETLTPLPTPKKFSFYFYINETGESLNGEVYLNGKFLGKTTNGGLSLPVDILYPGIVVLKGTYSGEPFEFRFELNESNLQEYSGVKYYVFKEDIDRITFDASKLNTTLIEREVLRFVNHEREKAGLKPYKWNDWVRAVAYNHSKDMGERNYFAHTSPEGKDHYDRLKESGMFFIVSGEVLSYQTGLGPKDNETSIARAAVEGWLESPGHRSIILDIDNLFSDAGVGAYCEENTCFITMNVVGLEEEHNITLNVKYASFFYLNDPGLGFDITVPVSVKVESSKPIDVYIVPDKEQFDRFLKSQSFKKIYYKESTKTFEKTLNASVGTGLFVYSRTYDGVEINIKIKYYP is encoded by the coding sequence ATGAACAAGTACTGGATAATAATAATCTTCACTTTTACGATTTTATATCTCGGTTGTGCTGAGAAACAACAAGAATCCGTTGAAACTCCTACATCCATGCCGACTTTGGAAACTATAGAGACTTTGACGCCTCTACCAACTCCAAAAAAATTCAGCTTTTACTTTTACATTAATGAAACTGGTGAATCACTTAATGGCGAAGTATACCTCAATGGAAAATTTTTGGGAAAAACAACTAATGGGGGATTATCTTTACCTGTTGATATCTTATATCCTGGGATCGTAGTATTGAAAGGCACTTATAGCGGAGAACCGTTTGAATTCAGGTTCGAACTAAATGAGTCTAACTTGCAAGAGTATTCTGGGGTGAAATATTATGTCTTCAAAGAAGACATTGATCGCATCACTTTCGATGCATCGAAATTAAATACAACACTTATTGAGCGAGAAGTTCTTAGATTTGTCAATCATGAAAGAGAGAAAGCGGGTTTGAAACCTTATAAGTGGAATGATTGGGTAAGAGCAGTCGCTTACAATCACAGCAAAGATATGGGTGAAAGAAACTATTTTGCGCATACGAGTCCTGAGGGAAAAGACCATTACGACAGATTGAAGGAGAGTGGGATGTTTTTCATAGTATCTGGAGAGGTTCTCTCATATCAGACTGGTTTAGGTCCGAAAGACAATGAAACTTCGATTGCCAGAGCCGCCGTAGAGGGGTGGCTTGAAAGTCCGGGCCATAGATCTATTATTCTGGATATAGATAATCTATTTTCCGACGCTGGTGTTGGAGCATACTGCGAAGAGAACACTTGCTTCATTACGATGAATGTGGTTGGATTGGAAGAGGAACACAATATCACACTCAATGTAAAGTATGCTTCATTTTTCTATCTCAACGATCCGGGGTTGGGGTTTGACATAACAGTACCAGTTTCGGTCAAGGTTGAATCTTCCAAACCAATAGATGTTTACATCGTTCCAGATAAAGAACAGTTCGATCGTTTTTTGAAAAGTCAGAGCTTCAAAAAGATATACTACAAAGAAAGTACTAAAACATTCGAAAAAACTCTCAACGCCAGTGTCGGAACTGGATTATTCGTTTACTCTAGGACTTATGATGGTGTTGAGATTAATATTAAAATTAAATATTATCCCTGA
- a CDS encoding RNA-guided endonuclease InsQ/TnpB family protein: protein MLISYRFRIYPSKTVQAKLNEQLELCRWLYNRLLSEVNKARKEGRRIRREDTQSLIVRIKREEKPELSKVYSKVLQMVNYQLRSNISSLNELRKKGVKVGWLRYKTSPNSFKTLNFNQSGFKIDFDRKKLSLSKVGDIPIRLHRSIGGKIKGVIIKRTKSGKWYAIVQAEVDKQPLPPTGRAIGIDVGITHFCVDSDGNYFEHPKYLDRTLEKIKKVQKQLSRKQKGSKNREKVRIGLAKLYEKLENQRNDFLHKLSRYYVNNYDIMVVEDLNVKEMAENGSSTTLNRHITDSAWSKFVRLLCEKAERAARTVVKVNPKNTSKRCAMCGYIVNNLKLHDRTFTCPICGWEADRDYNASLNILDVGMGRSRTPVEGEPLPCVISYREVIAGQVLSMKQEVPSVRAE from the coding sequence ATGCTGATCAGCTACAGGTTTCGCATTTATCCTTCCAAGACCGTTCAGGCTAAGCTCAATGAACAGCTTGAGCTATGTAGATGGTTATACAACCGCTTACTTTCAGAGGTAAACAAGGCAAGGAAGGAAGGTAGAAGGATAAGACGAGAAGATACTCAATCACTTATCGTCAGAATCAAGCGAGAAGAAAAACCCGAACTGAGTAAGGTGTACTCCAAGGTTTTGCAGATGGTGAATTACCAGCTCCGGAGCAATATATCTTCCCTGAACGAACTGAGAAAGAAGGGGGTGAAAGTCGGTTGGCTTCGCTACAAGACCTCACCGAACTCCTTCAAGACCCTCAACTTCAACCAGTCGGGGTTCAAGATCGACTTTGATAGGAAGAAACTATCTCTGTCTAAGGTTGGCGACATCCCCATCAGATTGCATCGATCCATTGGCGGTAAGATCAAGGGCGTAATCATCAAAAGAACTAAGTCAGGAAAGTGGTATGCCATCGTTCAGGCTGAAGTCGATAAGCAACCACTACCTCCTACGGGTAGAGCTATAGGAATTGATGTAGGTATCACTCATTTCTGCGTCGACTCCGATGGCAACTACTTCGAGCACCCAAAATATCTTGATAGAACCCTTGAGAAAATCAAGAAGGTGCAGAAACAGCTATCAAGAAAGCAAAAAGGCTCCAAGAACAGAGAGAAAGTAAGGATCGGGCTGGCCAAACTCTACGAGAAGCTGGAAAATCAACGTAACGACTTCCTGCACAAACTCTCCCGTTACTACGTCAACAACTACGACATAATGGTCGTAGAAGACTTAAACGTTAAAGAGATGGCAGAAAACGGTAGCTCTACAACCCTCAACAGACACATAACGGATTCTGCCTGGTCAAAGTTCGTAAGGCTATTGTGCGAGAAGGCTGAAAGAGCTGCTCGCACAGTAGTCAAAGTAAATCCGAAGAATACCTCGAAGAGATGTGCCATGTGTGGTTACATCGTAAATAACCTGAAACTACACGATCGAACCTTCACCTGTCCTATATGCGGTTGGGAGGCGGACAGAGACTACAACGCCTCCCTCAACATTCTGGATGTGGGGATGGGACGCTCCCGAACGCCTGTGGAGGGAGAACCTCTACCCTGCGTGATCTCCTACCGAGAGGTGATCGCAGGGCAAGTTCTCTCGATGAAACAGGAAGTTCCGTCCGTGAGGGCGGAGTAG
- a CDS encoding CBS domain-containing protein produces the protein MNAEELREIIREDYEVIEADETISKVIPHLSRYEPDGAHAIMVMDGKKVLGVIRERDLLRGSVMVNPHETKIRSFAVKTGILKVSDLSYEKVARRFVEDSTPFVIVQLNGKYGLIYINDFLKLIKSELNKIKARDVMNPEVITVRTFDTAAKALATMRNNGIDRVVVVDEKNRVRGIITVKDIVDRIISPRKRAKMGDGSGEKEKTLSIMVESVMSEPVISADANDSVSSIIDLMIENRISSIVITKDDMPEGIIIKKDILEYLLKTKTPVTYNVQITTSELELDDFDKDALMEDIDKFMRKFKEFFTNALFSVYIKKHKETFRGLPLIFVRIKLITDKKTFFVSGESWGVEFAVHTALKKLEREVLKEKEILLNQRMQRKALEEFFE, from the coding sequence ATGAATGCCGAGGAGTTAAGGGAGATAATAAGAGAGGACTACGAGGTTATAGAGGCCGATGAGACGATCTCCAAGGTAATACCCCACCTTAGCAGATACGAGCCGGATGGGGCTCATGCGATCATGGTGATGGACGGGAAGAAAGTGCTTGGAGTAATCAGAGAGAGGGATTTGCTCAGAGGAAGCGTGATGGTAAACCCACATGAGACTAAAATCAGAAGTTTTGCTGTTAAAACCGGTATTTTGAAAGTATCCGATCTCAGCTATGAGAAAGTTGCGAGAAGATTTGTTGAGGATTCGACTCCTTTTGTGATAGTTCAGCTAAATGGGAAATATGGTTTGATATACATAAACGATTTTCTGAAGCTCATCAAATCCGAGCTCAATAAGATCAAGGCCAGAGATGTGATGAATCCTGAAGTTATAACCGTCAGAACATTCGATACTGCAGCGAAAGCCCTTGCAACGATGAGGAACAACGGAATAGACAGGGTTGTGGTTGTTGATGAGAAAAATAGGGTTAGAGGTATAATCACGGTTAAGGATATCGTGGACAGGATAATCTCCCCGAGGAAGAGGGCAAAGATGGGAGATGGAAGCGGAGAGAAAGAGAAAACACTCTCAATCATGGTGGAGAGTGTTATGAGTGAGCCAGTTATTTCTGCGGATGCGAACGATAGCGTCTCGAGCATAATAGACCTGATGATAGAGAACAGGATTTCGAGCATCGTGATAACCAAAGATGACATGCCGGAGGGAATAATAATCAAGAAAGATATTCTTGAATACCTCCTGAAAACCAAAACCCCAGTCACATACAATGTGCAGATAACAACAAGCGAGCTGGAGCTGGACGACTTCGACAAGGATGCTCTGATGGAAGACATTGACAAATTCATGAGGAAGTTCAAGGAGTTCTTCACGAACGCTCTGTTCTCAGTATACATAAAGAAGCACAAAGAGACCTTCAGAGGTTTGCCTTTGATCTTCGTTAGAATTAAGCTGATAACGGACAAGAAAACATTCTTCGTCTCAGGAGAGAGCTGGGGTGTGGAGTTCGCAGTCCACACAGCACTCAAGAAGCTTGAAAGAGAAGTTCTCAAGGAGAAAGAAATCCTGCTGAACCAGAGAATGCAGAGGAAGGCACTCGAAGAGTTCTTCGAATAG